GCCCAGGGACAGCATCAGTGCGGCACCCAGGGGCGCCATCAAGATCCGTCTGCCGGATTCTCGGGCGTTCACACCTCAGTCTATGAGTCGGCTTTACCATGCAATGGTGACCCTGTTCGCCGACCATCTTCATACAGCCATCAGGGCCGCGCGTGCGGCCGGCGCCATTCACCTTGCCTATGCTGGCCGCGCCTTTGGAGTGCGCAGCAAGACGACGCTGGGCGACCTCGTGACCGAGGTGGATACGCTCGCCGAAGCGGAAATCCGCCGCCTGTTGCTGGCAGACTTTCCCGAGCATGCCATTCTCGGCGAAGAGGAAGGCCTGGTCGGTGAAATCCGGGAAGCCCGCTGGGTGGTCGATCCACTGGACGGCACCGTGAATTACGCCCACGGCTTTCCGGTGTACTGCGTCTCGATCGGCTTCGAGCAGCACGGCGAGCGGATGGTCGGCGTAGTGTACGACCCGACGCGCGACGAGCTGTTTACGGCCGTGAAAGGAGAAGGCGCCTTTCTGAACGGCCAGCAGATTCAGGTCTCCACTACCGAGCCCCTGGCCACTCCGGCCCTGCTTGCCACCGGCTTTCCCTACAACGTGGCTCAGGACGCGCGCAACCTGGATCTCCTGCGGCGGGCGCTGGCCCTCGGTCTGCCGGTGCGCCGTGCGGGAGCAGCGGCTTTGGACCTGTGTTACGTGGCCTGTGGCCGGTTTGACGGGTACTGGGAGTTCGGTTTGAAGCCCTGGGACGCGGCGGCGGGCAGTTTGATCGTCGAGGAAGCTGGTGGGCGTGTGAGTGACGGTCAGGGTCGCCCCACTCCCTACGGACCGATGATCGTCGCTTCCAACAAAGTGCTGCACGAGGAACTTTTGGGCATGCTACGGTAAGGGCACCTTGCCAGGCCTCCTTATTGCGCTGCTGGTGCTGCTGAACGTCGGTGGCATCATCACCGTGATCGTCAATCTGGGGCAGGGCAATCCTCGCTGGGTCACCGACCTGATCGCGGTCGGAGTGTTGGATCTCGTGGGGTTCTACCTGTTGCGCATTGCGCGCCAGTAAAGCAGGAAGAAGCAAAGCGGAGCGGCGACAGGTCAGGTCAGCGCGCAGGCATTTTTGCAAACGTCCGCCCGGTGAGACGGCAGGTCCCACCTCTATACTCGGGCGCATGACGCGCTTTCGCGCTTACACGCCCGCCGAGTACACGTTCCCCCTGCCCGAAGGACACCGTTTCCCGCTGTACAAGTACGCCGGGGTGGCGCTGCAACTGCAGGGTCAGCTGCCGATTCTGCCGGCACCGGCGCTGGAGTGGGAGCTGGCCGAGGCCGTGCATGATCGTGGGTACCTTGACCGCTGGCGTGCCGGCGAGGTGTCGCGTGACGAGGTCAGGGTGTTCGGCTTGCCCTGGAGCCCTGAAGTGGTGGAGCGCGCGCGCCGCGCTTCGGGCGCGACCGTCGTGGCGCTGCGGGACGCCTTGCGCAGTGGCTGGGGCGTCAATCTGTCCGGCGGGACCCACCACGCCTTTTTCGACCGGGCCGAAGGGTTTTCGTTGCTCAACGACGTGGTGATCGCCGTGACGCTGGCCTTGCGTGAAGGCTGGGTGTCGCGCGTAGCGATTGTCGACCTCGACGTTCATCAGGGCAACGGTACGGCCAGCCTGCTGGCGCGTGAGGCGCGGGCGTACACCCTGAGCGTGCACGGCGAGCGCAACTACCCGTTTCGCAAAGAGCGCAGCAGCCTTGATATCGCTCTGGGTGACGGCGTGAGCGACCTGCAATACCTGCACGTGTTGGACACGCAGGTTTTCCCCGCGCTCGATGCCTTTCGCCCCGACCTGCTGGTGTACCTGGCGGGTGTGGACGTGCTGGGAGGAGACCGCTTCGGGCGTTTCGCCCTGACCTTGGAGGGCGCCGACGAGCGCTCGCGCCGGGTATACCGGTGGTGCAAGGCGGCAGGCGTTCCCGCAGTGACGACCATGGCAGGCGGTTACAACCGCGATTTCGCCCTGACCGTCAACGCGCACGCCCGGACGGTCGAGGTGGGCCTTGAAGAATTCTCCTGAGCGAGGGAAGGCACGAACGCCCCTCAGCGCCGCAATCAGTCTCCGCAGGTCATCGGCGCGGCCCGCACGGTCTCAAGCGGGCGCAAGGGCCCGCTGGTACGTCACTGCGAGGCGCATTCCCTGACGGGCCACGATCACGCCTCCCTGAGGAGAGACGAACACCTGCAGCTCCTGCACCGGCAGTGCGGGCGAGCCGGGCAGCACGGCGGTTACCTCGCCCTGATAATCGGCCCGCAGGGTGAGCATCCGCCCCATGACGCTGACCGTCAGGGGTGTTCCCTGATAGGCCAGCAGCACCACCTCGCCTTCGCGGCGCACCTCACTGGCTTCGGACAGCTGCGGGCGCTCGCGGGCCTCACGGAGCCGATCGAGCAGCCGTATGGCGCGGTCTTCCGGGCAGCCCAGCAAGCGGGCGACTTCGCGAAAGGCGCGGGTGGCCTCAGCTTCTCCGCGTTTGGCGAGTCGGGCCAGCAGATTCTCGACGCCCTTGCGGGCAAACGCCAGCAGTGACTCGTGTGTCGCACCGGCATACTTCGCGGCGCTTTGCGGGCCCAGGGCCCCTGCGTCGAGGTGCCCGTCGCGCAGCCACTGCGCGACGCCGCGGGCCAGACGCAGGTGCAGGTACTGGTCGCTGTCCTCGAGCAGGGCGGCGACTGCGTGACCCACGGCCACCAGGGCAGTGAGGCTGGCACCGTGTACCTGCCGCAGGTCCAGCACGAGGTACTCTCCCCTGAGCAGTGCGCGCAGTTCGGCGCCCTCCAGCGGAATGCGGGTGAGGCCGACGCCGTGCTCCTCGCGCCGCAGCGGATACACCGCGCCGCCCACCTGCAACTGCCAGCCTTGAGCGATTTTTTGCCAGCTGATGACCTGCGAATGCCAGCGGATCTCTCCTGACCCGGCCAGGCGCAGGGCCAGCGTGGTCGTGGCGTCCGGCTCGCTCTGGCGACGTGCCGGGTTGTGTGCGAAGAGCAAGTGCTGCAGCACGGGTGGGTGGTCGCCGCTGCCGCCCAGCGACGACGGCAGCAATCCGCTCAGGGTCTCAAAACCCCGGCCGAGCGCTTCACGAATCTGTGCACGCTCGGCCGGCCGACGGGCGGGCGGGGTGAATGCGTCGTGTCCGGCCTTTGGTTTCGGGAAGGGATTGTTGGCCAGCTCCAGCATGACCGAACGGGCCCAGGCCACCGGAGTCAGCGTGTCAGAGCGGTATTCCAGCAACAGGTCGATCAGGGCGCCCAGCACGCCCAGCGCGATCTGTGGATTGCCGAGCGAAACCAGCGGATCGTTTTCCTCGGGAACGTTGTGCCTCAACTGACCGGCTTCCAGGTTGAGGCTGA
The Deinococcus peraridilitoris DSM 19664 genome window above contains:
- a CDS encoding inositol monophosphatase family protein codes for the protein MVTLFADHLHTAIRAARAAGAIHLAYAGRAFGVRSKTTLGDLVTEVDTLAEAEIRRLLLADFPEHAILGEEEGLVGEIREARWVVDPLDGTVNYAHGFPVYCVSIGFEQHGERMVGVVYDPTRDELFTAVKGEGAFLNGQQIQVSTTEPLATPALLATGFPYNVAQDARNLDLLRRALALGLPVRRAGAAALDLCYVACGRFDGYWEFGLKPWDAAAGSLIVEEAGGRVSDGQGRPTPYGPMIVASNKVLHEELLGMLR
- a CDS encoding histone deacetylase family protein codes for the protein MTRFRAYTPAEYTFPLPEGHRFPLYKYAGVALQLQGQLPILPAPALEWELAEAVHDRGYLDRWRAGEVSRDEVRVFGLPWSPEVVERARRASGATVVALRDALRSGWGVNLSGGTHHAFFDRAEGFSLLNDVVIAVTLALREGWVSRVAIVDLDVHQGNGTASLLAREARAYTLSVHGERNYPFRKERSSLDIALGDGVSDLQYLHVLDTQVFPALDAFRPDLLVYLAGVDVLGGDRFGRFALTLEGADERSRRVYRWCKAAGVPAVTTMAGGYNRDFALTVNAHARTVEVGLEEFS